In a single window of the Danio aesculapii chromosome 20, fDanAes4.1, whole genome shotgun sequence genome:
- the brox gene encoding BRO1 domain-containing protein BROX, giving the protein MTHWFHRNPLKATAPVSFNLYGVASSPAANKICNDLRTARARLLDMFTDATCSPDILKKSSDEYFALCRGFILPLDGTTQENKLRFIQNFKWTDTLQGNIASAQQDAVFELVSMAFNVALWYTKFASRLAGKENITEEEAKDVHKSLKIAAGIFKTLKETHIPRLITPAEKGRDLEPRVIDTYIVQSQAEAQEVTIARAIELKHNASLIAALAFETANFYQKADHTLNTLDPECSSKWKKYLQLKQHFYMAYAHCYHGQTLLAGDKCGEAIRSLQEAEKCYSRAEVLCKEYRQMKGPGSTAKPSEQLFFKKLGAVIKNTLEKCQRENGFIYFHKVPAEAPALELKASYGLAEPTAFELPPLNAQCTAEVYATFDLTRGHKDDKAKAKPEEEIKPVKEPDLKPQKDTGCVVC; this is encoded by the exons ATGACTCACTGGTTCCACCGAAACCCTCTGAAAGCCACAGCTCCAGTGTCCTTTAACCTGTACGGCGTGGCGTCCAGCCCTGCAGCCAATAAGATCTGCAA tgacctgcGAACGGCGCGCGCTCGACTGCTGGACATGTTCACCGACGCCACATGTTCTCCAGACATCCTGAAGAAATCCAGCGACGAGTATTTCGCTCTTTGCAGG G GTTTCATTTTACCGCTTGATGGCACTACACAAGAGAACAAGCTCAGATTCATTCAGAATTTCAAATGGACCGACACTTTACAGGGAAATATTGCCAG cgcgCAGCAGGATGCCGTGTTTGAGCTGGTGTCTATGGCCTTTAATGTGGCCCTCTGGTACACCAAGTTTGCCTCTCGATTGGCTGGAAAGGAGAA CATCACTGAGGAGGAGGCCAAAGATGTTCACAAGAGTTTGAAAATTGCTGCTGGGATATTTAAAACCCTCAag GAGACTCATATTCCTCGGCTCATCACTCCAGCAGAGAAGGGCCGAGATCTGGAGCCACGAGTTATCGACACGTACATCGTCCAGAGTCAAGCAGAGGCTCAGGAGG tgaccatCGCCAGAGCCATCGAGCTGAAACACAACGCCTCCCTCATCGCAGCGCTGGCCTTCGAGACCGCCAACTTCTACCAGAAGGCTG ATCACACTCTGAACACTTTGGATCCAGAATGCAGCAGTAAATGGAAGAAATACCTGCAGCTGAAGCAGCACTTCTACATGGCTTAC gCTCACTGCTATCATGGACAGACTCTTCTAGCGGGAGATAAATGTGGAGAGGCCATAAGATCCCTGCAGGAGGCTGAGAAAT GTTACTCTCGTGCTGAAGTCTTGTGTAAAGAGTACCGCCAGATGAAGGGTCCCGGCAGCACCGCCAAACCCTCCGAACAGCTTTTCTTCAAGAAACTGGGCGCCGTCATCAAGAACACCCTGGAGAAATGCCAGAGAGAGAACGGCTTCAT ATACTTCCACAAGGTTCCTGCTGAAGCTCCGGCTCTGGAGTTGAAAGCCAGTTATGGTTTGGCTGAACCGACTGCATTCGAGCTCCCACCGCTCAACGCTCAGTGCACTGCTGAAGTCTATGCCACCTTTGACCTGACCAGAGGACACAAAGACGACAAG GCGAAAGCGAAGCCTGAAGAGGAGATCAAGCCGGTAAAAGAACCAGATCTGAAGCCGCAGAAGGACACAGGCTGCGTTGtctgttaa